From the Methylocystis sp. IM3 genome, one window contains:
- a CDS encoding DUF6156 family protein — protein sequence MGIVAAPIFKYFLSYSGVKLPLNLVSPIGADALENRNTYFRAGYDADGRMITCEKIVYGEVELRHGYHYRADGRLAHAHIDMAGDETEILFDENGVGAARSL from the coding sequence ATGGGAATCGTAGCGGCGCCGATATTCAAATATTTTTTGAGCTACAGCGGCGTCAAGCTGCCGCTCAACTTGGTTTCGCCCATCGGGGCCGACGCGCTCGAAAATCGCAACACTTATTTTCGCGCCGGCTACGACGCCGACGGTCGTATGATCACTTGCGAGAAGATCGTCTATGGCGAAGTCGAGTTGCGCCACGGCTACCACTACCGCGCCGACGGCCGGCTTGCCCACGCGCACATTGACATGGCGGGCGACGAGACGGAGATTTTGTTCGACGAGAACGGTGTCGGCGCGGCGCGCAGCCTTTGA
- a CDS encoding TonB-dependent receptor domain-containing protein encodes MSKSERNTKLRRRLLLTGALYQLNRSNQPVTVNAFNAVANTRTRGGEVGLVGYVTDEWQASLGYGFQSGRVLNASYFPNPADPWLVYSGKVTPNVPRNTYSFWNKVDISSLFDAGPGVLGLGGGVIYNAKFYPAIDNAVVVPGYARVDAAAYVKLSDRVNAQLNIENLLGARYYAAATNNNNIMPGAPRSAFVTLNAKF; translated from the coding sequence ATCTCGAAGTCGGAACGAAATACCAAATTACGCCGCCGACTGCTGCTGACCGGCGCGCTCTATCAGCTCAATCGCTCGAACCAGCCTGTCACGGTCAACGCCTTCAACGCGGTCGCCAATACGCGGACGCGGGGCGGCGAAGTCGGACTCGTCGGCTATGTCACAGACGAGTGGCAGGCCTCGCTTGGCTATGGTTTTCAGTCCGGCCGCGTGCTGAACGCCAGCTATTTTCCAAATCCAGCCGATCCGTGGCTCGTCTATTCGGGCAAGGTGACGCCCAATGTCCCGCGCAACACCTATTCCTTCTGGAACAAGGTCGACATTTCGTCGCTCTTCGACGCGGGACCGGGCGTGCTGGGCCTCGGCGGCGGCGTCATCTACAACGCGAAATTCTATCCGGCGATTGACAACGCTGTCGTCGTCCCCGGCTACGCCCGCGTCGACGCCGCGGCCTATGTGAAGCTCAGCGATCGGGTCAACGCGCAGCTGAATATCGAGAACCTGCTCGGGGCGCGATACTACGCCGCTGCGACCAACAACAACAATATCATGCCTGGCGCGCCGCGCTCAGCCTTCGTTACGTTAAATGCAAAATTCTAA
- the nifA gene encoding nif-specific transcriptional activator NifA yields MDDVLTSGSISTEDLAAKPPRARTPSADTALLGVYEISKILTAPARLEQALVNVVSVLSSFLDMKLGMITILDQHGDPEIVATSGWISHDRSKPIDTLPAKMIDRLVATGMPIIVEDVTRDALFATAAETITQAVGARVSFLAVAIKSDNHVVGTLSIYRTSEEFAAYTFDADLRLLTMIANLIGQTVKLHRMFSADRQRLLNECSTLEKALVSCLPKEIRGERPDVAGIVGESPAIMEVLDTIAVVAKSNSTVLLRGESGTGKELFARAVHDLSRRSAKPFVKVNCAALPESVLESELFGHERGAFTGAVAQRAGRFELANGGTLLLDEIGEISPAFQAKLLRVLQEGEFERVGGSKTLKVNVRFVFATNKNLEEAVEKGEFRADLYYRISVVPVFLPPLRERPGDVSLLAHNFLERFNAENEQKHQFAMSAIETLQSCYFPGNVRELENCVRRTATLARGETIFDYDFACAAGKCLSALLWTGSASGAFADTHPELAGMHAVQPPDEIAPASRGEAVPVPTVLEKPPSLPNAVSEAEGGGFTSSRKMIDRETLVEGMEKAAWVQAKAARILGVSLRQVNYALKKYNIEVKRI; encoded by the coding sequence ATGGACGATGTATTGACTTCAGGCTCTATAAGCACCGAGGATTTGGCCGCAAAGCCGCCGCGGGCGAGAACCCCGTCCGCCGACACCGCGCTGCTCGGCGTTTATGAAATCTCCAAAATCCTCACCGCGCCGGCCCGCCTCGAGCAGGCGCTGGTCAATGTCGTCAGCGTGCTCAGCTCGTTCCTCGACATGAAATTGGGGATGATCACGATCCTCGATCAGCACGGCGATCCGGAGATCGTCGCGACCTCGGGCTGGATCAGTCACGATCGCAGCAAGCCGATCGACACGCTGCCGGCCAAGATGATCGACCGGCTCGTCGCCACCGGCATGCCCATCATCGTCGAGGACGTGACCCGCGACGCCTTGTTCGCGACAGCGGCCGAGACGATCACCCAGGCGGTCGGCGCGAGAGTCTCCTTCCTCGCCGTTGCGATTAAGAGCGACAACCACGTCGTCGGGACTTTGTCGATCTACCGCACATCGGAAGAGTTCGCCGCCTACACCTTCGACGCTGATCTGCGCCTCTTGACGATGATCGCCAATCTGATTGGCCAGACCGTGAAGCTGCACCGCATGTTTTCGGCCGACCGGCAGCGGCTGCTGAACGAATGCAGCACGCTGGAAAAGGCGCTGGTCTCGTGCCTGCCGAAGGAGATCCGTGGCGAGCGGCCCGACGTCGCCGGCATCGTCGGCGAGAGCCCGGCGATCATGGAGGTGCTTGACACCATCGCCGTCGTCGCCAAGTCCAACTCAACCGTGCTGCTTCGCGGCGAGAGCGGCACCGGCAAGGAACTATTCGCGCGCGCGGTGCACGACCTATCACGGCGCAGCGCGAAGCCCTTCGTCAAGGTGAACTGCGCCGCCCTGCCGGAAAGCGTGCTCGAATCGGAGCTGTTCGGTCATGAGCGCGGCGCCTTTACCGGCGCCGTCGCGCAGCGCGCGGGACGCTTCGAACTCGCCAATGGCGGCACGCTGCTGCTCGACGAAATCGGCGAAATATCTCCCGCCTTCCAGGCGAAGCTGCTGCGCGTGCTGCAGGAAGGCGAATTCGAGCGGGTAGGCGGCTCCAAGACCTTAAAGGTCAACGTGCGATTCGTTTTCGCGACCAATAAAAACCTCGAAGAGGCGGTCGAAAAGGGCGAGTTCCGCGCCGATCTCTATTACCGCATCAGCGTCGTGCCGGTGTTCCTGCCCCCGCTGCGCGAGCGGCCCGGCGATGTTTCGCTGCTGGCGCATAATTTCCTTGAGCGGTTCAACGCTGAAAACGAGCAAAAACACCAGTTCGCGATGAGCGCTATCGAGACGCTGCAAAGTTGCTACTTCCCCGGCAACGTGCGCGAATTAGAAAATTGCGTGCGCCGCACGGCGACTTTGGCGCGCGGGGAAACCATCTTCGATTACGATTTCGCCTGTGCCGCCGGCAAATGCCTTTCGGCCTTACTGTGGACTGGCAGCGCAAGCGGCGCCTTTGCGGATACGCATCCCGAACTGGCCGGCATGCACGCCGTCCAGCCGCCTGACGAGATCGCGCCGGCGTCCCGCGGCGAAGCAGTGCCGGTTCCGACCGTGCTCGAGAAGCCTCCGTCGCTGCCGAACGCTGTCAGCGAGGCGGAGGGCGGCGGCTTCACGTCATCCCGCAAGATGATCGACCGCGAGACGCTCGTAGAAGGCATGGAGAAAGCCGCCTGGGTTCAGGCCAAAGCGGCGCGTATCCTTGGCGTGTCGCTGCGCCAGGTCAATTACGCGCTGAAGAAATACAATATCGAAGTAAAGCGCATCTGA
- the sufC gene encoding Fe-S cluster assembly ATPase SufC, with protein sequence MTALLEIRNLKAEIAGKQILNGYDLTVKAGEVHAIMGPNGSGKSTLSYVLSGRPGYQITEGQALLAGADLSQMSVDERAAAGLFLAFQYPLEVPGVATMTFLRAALNAQRKKRGEEETSSPDLIKRVKEIAKILDMDMEMLRRPVNVGFSGGEKKRAETLQMMLLEPKLCILDETDSGLDIDALKVVSNGVNQLRSKDRGIVVITHYQRLLDYITPDVVHVQSAGRIVRTGGKELALELEDTGYARYQNEAA encoded by the coding sequence ATGACCGCGCTATTGGAAATTCGTAACCTCAAGGCCGAGATCGCCGGCAAGCAGATCCTCAACGGCTATGATCTCACCGTCAAGGCGGGCGAGGTGCATGCGATCATGGGACCGAACGGCTCGGGCAAATCGACGCTGTCTTATGTGCTCTCTGGCCGGCCTGGGTACCAGATCACCGAGGGGCAGGCGCTGCTTGCTGGCGCCGATCTGTCGCAGATGAGCGTCGACGAACGCGCTGCGGCGGGGCTGTTCCTCGCCTTTCAATATCCGCTGGAGGTGCCGGGCGTCGCTACGATGACCTTTTTGCGCGCCGCGCTCAACGCGCAGCGCAAGAAGCGCGGTGAGGAGGAAACGTCTTCGCCCGATCTGATTAAGCGCGTCAAAGAGATCGCCAAGATCCTCGACATGGACATGGAGATGCTGAGGCGCCCGGTGAACGTCGGCTTCTCTGGCGGCGAAAAGAAGCGCGCCGAGACGCTGCAGATGATGCTGCTCGAACCCAAGCTGTGCATCCTGGATGAGACCGATTCCGGCCTCGACATCGACGCGCTGAAGGTCGTCTCCAATGGCGTCAATCAATTGCGGTCGAAGGACCGGGGCATCGTCGTTATCACCCATTATCAGCGCCTGCTCGATTACATCACGCCGGACGTCGTTCACGTGCAATCAGCCGGCCGCATTGTGCGGACCGGGGGGAAGGAGCTTGCGTTGGAGCTTGAAGACACAGGCTACGCGCGCTACCAAAACGAAGCGGCTTAA
- a CDS encoding 4Fe4S-binding leucine-rich repeat protein: MDAVDWLGNFLSCRDCPHGEIREKGLCDLGRICVRDRRARRIDRFFAASPQESAKYLDHPYFELRVGAVKYANVFQLRALIDDEEPDVRAMVAQRLPLRLAEKLIDDPDRKVRMAMAQRVEGAGLVKLLFDEDSGVRLIAARRAPPEILAGAMNDDDPQVRCEAARRIALDRLPALARDPEPRVRMIIAERLAPTQLGLLVADEDLRVRFLVAERCGLELLARLRADPDPEVRCLVRARLDEAQQ; this comes from the coding sequence ATGGACGCCGTCGACTGGCTCGGAAATTTCCTGTCCTGCCGCGATTGTCCGCATGGGGAGATTCGCGAGAAAGGCCTCTGCGATCTCGGGCGGATTTGCGTGCGTGATCGGCGGGCCCGCCGCATAGACAGGTTCTTCGCCGCGAGTCCGCAAGAGTCCGCAAAATATCTCGATCATCCCTATTTTGAACTGCGCGTCGGCGCGGTTAAATACGCCAACGTCTTTCAATTGCGCGCGCTGATCGACGACGAGGAGCCGGACGTCAGAGCCATGGTGGCGCAGCGTCTGCCGTTGCGTCTTGCCGAGAAACTGATCGACGACCCCGACCGCAAGGTGCGCATGGCCATGGCCCAGCGAGTCGAGGGCGCGGGCCTCGTGAAGCTGCTTTTCGATGAAGACAGCGGCGTGCGCCTGATCGCCGCGCGTCGCGCGCCGCCTGAGATTCTCGCTGGCGCGATGAACGATGACGACCCGCAGGTGCGTTGCGAAGCGGCGCGGCGGATCGCCCTCGACAGGCTCCCGGCCCTGGCGCGCGACCCCGAACCGCGCGTGCGCATGATTATTGCAGAGCGGTTGGCGCCGACACAACTGGGGCTGCTCGTCGCCGACGAAGATTTGCGAGTTCGCTTCTTGGTGGCCGAGCGATGTGGATTGGAGCTGCTCGCGCGTCTGCGCGCGGATCCTGATCCGGAGGTCAGGTGCCTCGTCCGGGCGCGCCTGGACGAAGCGCAACAGTAA
- the sufB gene encoding Fe-S cluster assembly protein SufB has translation MAAVQETVEQVRRVGADQYKYGFVTDIESDLAPKGLSEEVIRFISAKKDEPEWMLEWRLEAYRRWLTMTEPKWARVDYPAIDYQDLYYYAAPKSTAGPKSLDEVDPELLRTYEKLGIPLHEREILAGVERPDGGERPRVAVDAVFDSVSVATTFKEELKKVGVIFCPISEALREHPEVVRKYLGTVVPTSDNFFATLNSAVFSDGSFVYIPPGVRCPMELSTYFRINEKNTGQFERTLIIADSGSYVSYLEGCTAPKRDENQLHAAVVELVALDDAEIKYSTVQNWYPGDENGKGGIYNFVTKRGDCRGANSKISWTQVETGSAITWKYPSCVLRGENSRGEFYSIAISNGRQQVDSGTKMIHLGKGTTSRIISKGISAGRSSNAYRGLVSAHRKAEGARNFTNCDSLLIGDACSAHTVPYIEAKNPSCVFEHEATTSKISEEVLFYCMQRGLSQEDATALVVNGFVRDVLQQLPMEFAVEAQKLISVSLEGSVG, from the coding sequence ATGGCGGCGGTGCAGGAGACAGTTGAACAAGTTCGCCGTGTCGGCGCTGATCAATATAAATATGGCTTCGTCACCGACATCGAATCCGACCTCGCGCCCAAGGGTCTTTCCGAAGAGGTGATCCGCTTCATTTCGGCGAAGAAGGACGAGCCGGAATGGATGCTCGAATGGCGGCTCGAGGCCTATCGCCGTTGGCTGACGATGACCGAGCCGAAATGGGCGCGCGTCGACTATCCGGCGATCGACTATCAAGATCTCTATTACTACGCGGCGCCGAAGTCGACGGCCGGGCCGAAATCGCTCGACGAAGTCGACCCCGAGTTGCTGCGCACATACGAAAAACTTGGCATTCCGCTGCATGAGCGCGAAATTCTTGCCGGCGTAGAGCGACCAGACGGCGGAGAGCGCCCGCGCGTCGCCGTCGATGCGGTTTTCGACTCGGTCTCCGTCGCAACGACTTTCAAGGAGGAGTTGAAGAAGGTCGGGGTGATCTTCTGCCCGATCTCCGAGGCGCTGCGCGAGCATCCCGAGGTGGTGCGCAAATATCTCGGTACGGTGGTGCCGACCTCGGATAATTTTTTCGCGACGCTGAACAGCGCGGTGTTTTCGGACGGCTCTTTCGTCTATATTCCGCCCGGCGTGCGTTGCCCGATGGAATTGTCGACTTACTTCCGCATCAATGAAAAGAACACCGGACAGTTTGAACGGACGCTGATCATCGCCGACAGCGGTTCCTACGTGAGCTATCTCGAAGGCTGCACCGCGCCGAAGCGCGACGAGAACCAGTTGCATGCGGCGGTGGTCGAACTCGTGGCGCTGGACGACGCCGAGATCAAATATTCGACTGTGCAGAATTGGTATCCAGGCGACGAGAACGGCAAAGGCGGCATCTACAATTTCGTGACGAAGCGCGGCGATTGCCGCGGCGCCAATTCGAAGATCAGCTGGACGCAGGTCGAGACCGGTTCGGCGATCACCTGGAAATATCCGAGCTGCGTGCTGCGCGGCGAAAATTCGCGCGGCGAATTCTACTCCATCGCAATCTCCAATGGTCGTCAACAGGTCGACTCCGGCACCAAGATGATCCATCTCGGCAAGGGCACGACGAGCCGCATCATCTCGAAGGGCATTTCGGCCGGTCGTTCCTCCAACGCTTATCGCGGCCTCGTCTCGGCGCATCGCAAGGCGGAAGGCGCCCGTAATTTCACCAATTGCGACTCGCTGCTCATTGGCGACGCCTGCAGCGCGCACACGGTCCCCTACATCGAAGCGAAGAACCCGTCCTGCGTGTTCGAGCACGAAGCGACGACTTCGAAAATCTCCGAGGAGGTGTTGTTCTATTGCATGCAGCGCGGTCTGTCGCAGGAAGACGCCACCGCGCTCGTGGTCAATGGCTTCGTGCGCGACGTCTTGCAGCAGCTGCCGATGGAATTCGCGGTTGAGGCGCAAAAACTGATCTCGGTCAGTCTCGAAGGCAGCGTCGGCTGA
- a CDS encoding extracellular catalytic domain type 2 short-chain-length polyhydroxyalkanoate depolymerase: MSGFGFFQRAIMISGLVWAGLGPASAADHLPAYRANIAETSVSGISSGAAMAVQFHVAHSGIVKGAGVVAGIPYDCAENSSSRATQNCMKPTADHPAPDLAHLKDITDGLARSGAVDDVTNLRNSRVWLFSGQADQVVATPVMDIVRDYYALYLPNDDQVVYRKDLKAGHAMITDDYGGACDFTGPPFIDDCHLDAAGAILLQIYGRLNPPNAQPDGRYIEFNQKEFFPDSDARGHSLSDTGYAYIPAACASASCRVHVALHGCQQQADAIGDSFYKHAGYNRWADTNAIIVLYPQTISRWGWGWPFYTFNFRWNPNACWDWWGYDSVDYHTKKGAQIQAIRGMVERLAGKSNR, from the coding sequence GTGTCTGGTTTCGGCTTTTTTCAACGAGCTATCATGATATCGGGTCTGGTTTGGGCGGGATTAGGGCCAGCCTCCGCCGCAGATCATCTGCCAGCCTATCGCGCGAATATCGCCGAGACTTCAGTGTCAGGGATTTCCTCCGGCGCAGCCATGGCCGTGCAGTTCCACGTCGCTCATTCCGGCATCGTCAAGGGAGCGGGCGTTGTGGCGGGAATCCCCTATGACTGCGCCGAAAACAGTTCGAGTCGAGCGACCCAGAATTGTATGAAACCCACCGCCGATCATCCGGCTCCAGATCTCGCACATCTCAAAGACATCACCGACGGCCTCGCCCGTTCGGGCGCGGTGGACGACGTCACCAACCTTAGAAATTCTCGCGTGTGGCTGTTTTCTGGCCAAGCTGATCAGGTTGTCGCGACTCCGGTCATGGACATCGTGCGAGACTATTACGCGCTATACCTGCCGAACGATGATCAGGTCGTCTACCGAAAAGATCTGAAGGCGGGCCACGCCATGATCACCGACGACTACGGCGGCGCTTGCGATTTTACCGGCCCGCCCTTTATCGATGATTGCCACCTCGACGCCGCCGGCGCGATTCTCCTGCAAATATATGGGAGACTCAATCCGCCCAATGCACAGCCCGACGGCCGCTACATTGAATTCAACCAGAAGGAATTCTTCCCCGATAGCGATGCTCGCGGCCACAGTCTGAGCGACACTGGCTACGCCTATATCCCTGCAGCCTGCGCCTCGGCGTCCTGCCGAGTGCATGTCGCTCTCCATGGGTGCCAGCAGCAGGCGGACGCGATCGGCGACAGCTTTTACAAACACGCCGGCTATAACCGCTGGGCGGACACGAATGCGATCATCGTGCTCTATCCGCAGACGATCAGCCGTTGGGGTTGGGGATGGCCGTTCTACACCTTTAATTTCAGATGGAATCCAAACGCCTGCTGGGACTGGTGGGGTTATGACAGCGTCGATTATCACACGAAGAAAGGGGCGCAGATCCAGGCTATTCGGGGAATGGTGGAGAGGTTGGCGGGAAAAAGCAACCGTTAA
- a CDS encoding L,D-transpeptidase family protein: MPKYHCGKTIARAVFIINAAVATLGAGMTPAVAQDLFHWVDGLFSGGPTRAWRSAPKHHPRTARKRFQHELRTSVAPSTPEVGPVHATPEQPLFLNASIADQRVSIYSHQGLIARSAISTGIAGHPTPEGIFTIIGRERYHRSNIYSAAPMPIMQRITWSGIAMHLGVVPGHPASHGCIRLSSEFAAKLWGWTKIGERVVNSAQDIAPAEFAHPLLLTPKLRELTEADATPGSGVVAPLQPVNPFQYADLLRMKAAAAAQNVKQGSPLPIRSIT, translated from the coding sequence ATGCCAAAATATCACTGCGGCAAAACTATCGCTAGGGCGGTATTCATCATCAACGCTGCTGTGGCGACCCTGGGCGCGGGAATGACGCCGGCAGTAGCTCAGGATTTGTTTCATTGGGTCGACGGCCTGTTTTCAGGCGGACCCACGCGAGCTTGGAGAAGCGCTCCAAAACACCACCCTCGAACTGCACGAAAGCGCTTCCAACATGAACTGCGGACCTCAGTCGCGCCGTCCACGCCCGAAGTTGGGCCTGTCCACGCTACCCCCGAGCAACCGCTTTTTCTAAATGCGTCGATCGCCGACCAGCGTGTCTCCATATACAGCCACCAAGGGCTCATCGCCCGTTCGGCGATATCGACCGGGATCGCTGGCCACCCGACGCCTGAGGGAATTTTCACCATCATCGGCCGCGAGCGATATCACCGATCGAATATTTACTCCGCCGCGCCTATGCCCATTATGCAGCGCATCACATGGTCGGGCATCGCCATGCATCTCGGTGTCGTTCCGGGCCATCCAGCCTCCCACGGCTGTATCCGGCTTTCTTCAGAATTCGCGGCCAAACTTTGGGGGTGGACGAAGATTGGCGAGCGCGTCGTCAACTCTGCGCAGGACATAGCGCCAGCCGAGTTCGCGCACCCGCTCTTGCTGACGCCAAAACTACGCGAGCTGACAGAAGCCGACGCGACCCCCGGTTCCGGCGTCGTGGCCCCTCTGCAGCCAGTCAACCCATTTCAATATGCTGATCTCCTGAGAATGAAAGCGGCGGCTGCCGCCCAGAATGTAAAACAGGGTTCTCCGCTTCCAATTCGTTCAATCACTTAA
- the sufD gene encoding Fe-S cluster assembly protein SufD has protein sequence MSNAPSAPARKLTEAEARLAEIFASQRSAGAPQLAKLRTAAFSAFSKTGLPNRHDEAWKYTDLRALLRDVKPLAAPPEESVKQNLRNAAVLAGVNARRIVFVGGYFDPKLSDLGDLEKGLSVMSLSEALAKGDAATIAQLGKVGQVDDPAFALNTAFMGEGVVIRVGAGVCVERPIQLVFVAGAQPATYFLRSLVVVENGARATLIESFEGATTQEYHVNAATEVVLEEGASLDRLKISCEGDAAMHVATFVASLAPNAQLSDLGLNLGGAVLRNQSFVSLNGQGAHAGVRGANILKHKEHADATLFLEHAAERSESKALFKSVLDDASQAVFQGKILVRPGAQKTDARMMARALLLSEGAQANCKPELEIFADDVQCAHGSTVGALDENLVFYLMARGICQAEAEALLTEAFVGEVIDAVENRSLREALSALVSERLRVRK, from the coding sequence ATGAGCAACGCACCGAGCGCTCCCGCGCGCAAACTCACCGAGGCCGAGGCTCGCCTGGCGGAAATCTTCGCCTCGCAACGAAGCGCCGGCGCGCCGCAACTTGCCAAGCTGCGGACCGCCGCCTTCAGCGCCTTTTCGAAGACGGGCCTCCCCAACCGACATGATGAGGCATGGAAATACACGGATTTGCGCGCCCTGCTGCGCGATGTGAAGCCCTTGGCCGCGCCGCCGGAAGAAAGCGTCAAGCAAAACCTGCGGAATGCGGCGGTTCTTGCAGGCGTCAACGCTCGGCGCATCGTCTTCGTCGGCGGCTATTTTGATCCGAAACTTTCCGATCTCGGCGATTTGGAAAAAGGGTTGAGCGTGATGTCGCTGTCCGAGGCCTTGGCCAAGGGCGACGCCGCGACGATCGCGCAGCTCGGGAAAGTTGGCCAGGTTGACGATCCCGCTTTCGCACTCAACACGGCTTTCATGGGCGAAGGCGTCGTCATCCGTGTCGGCGCCGGCGTATGCGTGGAGCGACCGATACAATTGGTCTTCGTGGCGGGCGCGCAGCCGGCGACTTATTTCCTGCGCTCGCTCGTCGTCGTCGAAAACGGCGCGCGGGCGACGCTGATCGAAAGCTTCGAGGGCGCTACGACACAGGAATATCACGTAAACGCCGCGACAGAAGTCGTGCTGGAAGAGGGCGCGTCGCTGGACCGACTCAAGATCAGCTGCGAAGGCGACGCCGCGATGCACGTCGCGACCTTCGTCGCCTCACTCGCTCCCAACGCCCAGCTGAGCGACCTCGGGCTTAATCTCGGCGGAGCCGTGTTGCGCAACCAGTCCTTTGTCAGCCTGAACGGGCAGGGGGCCCATGCCGGCGTGCGCGGCGCCAATATTTTGAAGCACAAGGAACATGCCGACGCGACTTTGTTCCTCGAACATGCGGCGGAACGTTCGGAGAGCAAGGCGCTGTTTAAATCGGTGCTGGACGATGCGTCGCAGGCGGTGTTTCAGGGCAAGATCCTGGTTCGGCCCGGCGCGCAAAAGACCGATGCGCGCATGATGGCTCGCGCGCTGTTGCTGTCGGAAGGCGCGCAGGCCAATTGCAAACCGGAGCTGGAAATCTTCGCCGACGACGTGCAATGCGCGCATGGTTCGACGGTCGGCGCGCTGGACGAAAACTTGGTTTTCTATCTGATGGCGCGCGGGATTTGCCAAGCGGAAGCCGAAGCGCTGCTGACCGAAGCTTTCGTTGGGGAAGTGATCGACGCCGTGGAAAATCGCAGCCTTCGCGAGGCTCTATCCGCCCTCGTTTCCGAGCGACTGAGAGTGCGAAAATGA
- a CDS encoding 4Fe-4S dicluster domain-containing protein, which produces MAYKIVASQCTVCGACEFECPNAAIRLKNDIYIIDPKKCTECEGHFDTPQCAVVCPVENTCVPASP; this is translated from the coding sequence ATGGCGTACAAAATTGTAGCCTCCCAATGCACGGTGTGCGGGGCTTGCGAATTCGAATGTCCGAATGCGGCGATCCGCCTCAAGAATGACATCTACATCATCGACCCAAAGAAATGCACTGAGTGCGAGGGGCATTTCGACACCCCGCAATGTGCGGTTGTCTGTCCTGTCGAAAACACTTGCGTGCCGGCGTCGCCCTGA
- a CDS encoding BolA/IbaG family iron-sulfur metabolism protein — MPMPAEEIQRLIKTALPDAVIELTALADDNDHWAATVTSAAFQGLSRVRQHQLVNAAFGGRLGGELHALALTTRAPARGE, encoded by the coding sequence ATGCCAATGCCCGCCGAGGAAATCCAACGTCTCATAAAGACGGCTCTGCCCGACGCCGTGATCGAACTGACGGCGCTCGCCGACGATAATGATCATTGGGCCGCGACGGTGACGTCGGCGGCGTTTCAAGGTTTGAGCCGGGTGCGTCAGCATCAGCTGGTCAACGCCGCCTTCGGCGGGCGGCTCGGCGGTGAATTGCATGCGCTGGCGTTGACGACGCGAGCGCCGGCGCGAGGAGAGTGA
- the grxD gene encoding Grx4 family monothiol glutaredoxin: MGDITSKIKGIIDGADVVLFMKGVPQAPQCGFSLQVVQILNEVGAPYTAVNVLADGDIREGIKGYSNWPTIPQLYVKGEFIGGCDITREMFQSGELTALFDKEGIAHKQGVKA; encoded by the coding sequence ATGGGCGACATTACATCCAAGATCAAAGGGATCATCGACGGCGCCGACGTCGTGCTGTTCATGAAGGGCGTGCCGCAGGCGCCGCAATGCGGCTTCTCCTTGCAAGTCGTGCAGATTTTGAATGAGGTCGGCGCGCCCTATACGGCGGTCAATGTGCTCGCCGACGGCGATATCCGCGAGGGGATCAAAGGTTACTCAAATTGGCCGACTATTCCGCAGCTCTATGTGAAGGGCGAGTTCATCGGCGGTTGCGACATTACGCGCGAAATGTTTCAGTCGGGGGAACTGACGGCGCTTTTCGACAAGGAAGGCATTGCGCATAAGCAGGGTGTGAAAGCGTAG
- a CDS encoding J domain-containing protein — protein sequence MADKEEWVVWNGSMGILDMATIGDIQHGEGGRKACLAPPYGVVGPFSLDELERLGRITFGECLVMSRQRWRDDQVNLRLKAREKRRTFLLQRDADHDDHEYREILALPIEGLLKPSDISAAFRQLAKTAHPDAGGSAERYQRIVKARDALLKKRL from the coding sequence ATGGCGGACAAAGAGGAATGGGTCGTCTGGAACGGCTCGATGGGAATACTGGATATGGCGACGATCGGCGATATCCAACATGGCGAGGGCGGCAGGAAGGCGTGTCTGGCGCCCCCCTATGGCGTCGTGGGGCCGTTCAGTCTTGACGAACTTGAAAGGCTCGGCCGGATCACCTTCGGCGAGTGTCTCGTTATGTCGCGCCAAAGATGGCGCGACGATCAGGTTAACCTCCGCCTCAAGGCGCGAGAAAAGCGCAGAACCTTCTTGTTGCAGCGGGATGCCGACCACGACGACCACGAATATCGCGAAATCTTAGCCCTGCCAATCGAGGGCCTACTAAAGCCGTCAGACATCAGTGCCGCCTTCCGGCAGTTGGCCAAGACAGCGCATCCCGACGCAGGCGGCAGCGCCGAACGTTACCAGCGCATCGTAAAGGCTCGCGACGCGCTGCTCAAGAAACGCCTCTGA